The Leucobacter chromiiresistens genome has a window encoding:
- a CDS encoding amidase produces MADPAELTELSATELRAALGAREISAVEAVTAHLDRIERGSAVNAMVTVDADGALRRAARLDAEGPDPRLPLFGIPVGVKDTHDTAGLRTTYGSIRHAEHVPERDAAHVRRMRDAGAIVLGKTNVPEYAAGSHSVNRVFGATRNPYALDRSAGGSSGGAAAALAARQVALADGSDMGGSLRNPASFCNVVGLRPSPGVVPEAEATNLLTPLTTAGPMGRTVDDVALLLSVIGVPDPGTPVAAPALGAAPAVADLRGLRVAWAPTLGGQAPLAADVAAVLEEAVSRFAEQGANVEIACPDLAGAADAFLTLRAAEFEIAWGDQLDVHPDDFNDRLTWNIEQGRTLTGRDVMRAQERQTTLMREAARFFERFDVLLAPAATVAPFPVEWDYPRTVAGEAQAHYLDWMRAATTITMLGTPALSVPAGFTAEALPVGLQMVGPFGSDLRLLGIAKAFETLTGFARRTPHLPAESRHWSNEAR; encoded by the coding sequence ATGGCCGATCCGGCCGAACTCACCGAGCTCTCCGCGACCGAACTGCGAGCGGCGCTCGGCGCACGCGAGATCAGCGCCGTCGAGGCGGTGACCGCCCACCTCGACCGCATCGAGCGCGGCTCCGCCGTCAACGCGATGGTCACGGTCGACGCCGACGGTGCGCTGCGCCGCGCCGCCCGCCTCGACGCGGAGGGGCCCGATCCGCGCCTGCCGCTCTTCGGCATCCCGGTCGGCGTCAAAGACACGCACGACACGGCGGGCCTGCGCACGACGTACGGCTCGATCCGGCACGCCGAGCACGTTCCCGAGCGCGATGCCGCGCACGTGCGGCGGATGCGCGACGCGGGCGCGATCGTGCTCGGGAAGACGAACGTGCCCGAGTACGCCGCGGGGTCGCACTCGGTCAACCGCGTCTTCGGCGCGACCCGCAACCCCTACGCGCTCGACCGCTCGGCCGGAGGCAGCAGCGGCGGCGCCGCAGCAGCGCTGGCGGCGCGGCAGGTCGCGCTCGCCGATGGGAGCGACATGGGCGGATCGCTGCGCAACCCCGCATCGTTCTGCAACGTCGTCGGCCTGCGGCCCTCGCCGGGCGTCGTGCCCGAGGCGGAGGCGACGAACCTGCTCACGCCGCTCACGACGGCCGGCCCGATGGGGCGCACCGTCGACGACGTCGCCCTGCTGCTCTCCGTCATCGGCGTGCCCGACCCGGGCACGCCCGTCGCGGCGCCGGCGCTCGGCGCCGCACCCGCGGTCGCCGATCTCCGCGGGCTGCGCGTGGCCTGGGCGCCGACCCTCGGCGGCCAGGCGCCGCTCGCGGCCGACGTCGCGGCGGTGCTGGAGGAGGCCGTCTCCCGATTCGCCGAGCAGGGGGCGAACGTCGAGATCGCGTGCCCCGACCTCGCCGGTGCCGCCGACGCCTTCCTCACGCTGCGGGCCGCGGAGTTCGAGATCGCCTGGGGCGATCAGCTCGACGTCCACCCCGATGACTTCAACGATCGCCTCACCTGGAACATCGAGCAGGGGCGCACACTGACCGGCCGCGACGTCATGCGCGCGCAGGAGCGCCAGACGACGCTGATGCGCGAGGCCGCGCGGTTCTTCGAGCGCTTCGACGTGCTGCTCGCACCGGCGGCCACGGTCGCGCCGTTCCCCGTCGAGTGGGACTACCCGCGCACCGTCGCGGGAGAAGCGCAGGCCCACTACCTCGACTGGATGCGCGCGGCGACGACGATCACGATGCTCGGCACCCCCGCGCTCTCCGTACCCGCCGGGTTCACCGCCGAGGCGCTGCCCGTCGGCCTGCAGATGGTCGGCCCCTTCGGCAGCGACCTCCGGCTGCTCGGGATCGCCAAGGCCTTCGAGACCCTCACCGGGTTCGCCCGTCGCACCCCCCACCTCCCCGCCGAATCACGCCATTGGAGCAACGAAGCACGATGA
- a CDS encoding hydroxymethylglutaryl-CoA reductase, whose product MSVPEHAHCETVTEIPTSWVGPIRITGTSVSGEISVPLATYETPLWPSVGRGARVSRAVEGGIRTVVTGERMTRSVLFTARGAVGAQIAAQTIEARFGELQEVVTGGSRHAKLLEAHPEIVGNLLFVRFAFTTGDASGHNMVTNAADALMERILSWGLELEYGSISGNYCSDKKATAVNGILGRGRSVVAEILIPHELVASGLRTDAQRVTDMVVRKNLVGSTIAGAIRSANAHYANMLLGFYLATGQDAANIVEGSQGITYAENREEGLYFSCTVPHLIVGTVGNGKHLPHIEEALTRIGCREDREPGENARRLAELMAATVLCGELSLIAAQTNPGELMAAHLRIERKETPNA is encoded by the coding sequence ATGAGCGTTCCCGAACACGCCCACTGCGAGACCGTCACCGAGATCCCGACCAGCTGGGTCGGCCCCATCAGGATCACCGGCACCTCGGTCTCCGGTGAGATCTCGGTGCCCCTCGCCACGTACGAGACGCCGCTCTGGCCCTCGGTCGGGCGCGGTGCGCGCGTCTCCCGCGCCGTGGAGGGCGGCATCCGCACCGTCGTCACGGGCGAGCGCATGACGCGCTCCGTGCTGTTCACCGCGCGCGGCGCCGTCGGCGCGCAGATCGCCGCGCAGACCATCGAGGCGCGCTTCGGCGAGCTGCAGGAGGTCGTGACGGGCGGCAGCCGCCACGCGAAGCTGCTCGAGGCGCACCCCGAGATCGTCGGCAATCTGCTCTTCGTGCGCTTCGCCTTCACCACCGGCGACGCGTCGGGCCACAACATGGTCACGAACGCCGCCGACGCGCTGATGGAGCGCATCCTGTCGTGGGGGCTCGAGCTCGAGTACGGCTCCATCTCGGGCAACTACTGCTCCGACAAGAAGGCGACCGCCGTCAACGGGATCCTGGGGCGCGGCCGCAGCGTGGTCGCTGAGATCCTGATCCCGCACGAGCTCGTGGCCAGCGGGCTGCGCACCGACGCCCAGCGGGTCACCGACATGGTGGTGCGCAAGAACCTCGTGGGCAGCACCATCGCCGGAGCCATCCGCTCGGCGAACGCGCACTACGCCAACATGCTGCTCGGCTTCTACCTCGCGACGGGGCAGGATGCGGCGAACATCGTCGAGGGATCGCAGGGGATCACCTACGCCGAGAACCGGGAGGAGGGCCTGTACTTCTCGTGCACCGTGCCCCACCTCATCGTCGGCACCGTCGGCAACGGCAAGCACCTGCCTCACATCGAGGAGGCGCTGACCCGGATCGGCTGCCGCGAGGATCGCGAACCCGGCGAGAACGCGCGCCGGCTCGCCGAACTCATGGCGGCGACCGTGCTCTGCGGCGAGCTCTCGCTCATCGCGGCGCAGACGAACCCGGGCGAACTCATGGCCGCGCACCTGCGCATCGAGCGGAAGGAGACGCCGAACGCATGA
- the fni gene encoding type 2 isopentenyl-diphosphate Delta-isomerase: protein MHSETAPQAIDGSRAARKDEHVDLALGQQGDAGRNEFDDLDFVHQALDGVDAERVDLGVGIAFGAGPQHAAGRWRWETPFYVNGMTGGTERTTRINRELAIAARETGLPMACGSVSVALDEPDAARGFSVIRDENPDGFVMANLGVGRPASDAPRAVELLGANALQVHVNAVQETAMPEGSRDFSSWIASIEQLAAASPVPVIVKEVGFGLSRSALRHLSEIGVGIADVGGRGGTDFLKIENARRPAGEYAMLAGFGQSALACLLDAPQGAPALLASGGVRSPFDVVKALAAGAQAVGVAGAFLAAIGRNGEPGGAERLIALVNDWKLRTRAVYALLGAATRDDLLATDLILRGRLREFCADRGVDLSALALRSEAPRP, encoded by the coding sequence ATGCATTCTGAGACCGCGCCGCAGGCGATCGACGGCAGCCGGGCCGCGCGCAAGGACGAGCACGTCGACCTCGCGCTCGGTCAGCAGGGCGACGCCGGGCGCAACGAGTTCGACGACCTCGATTTCGTGCACCAGGCGCTCGACGGCGTCGACGCCGAACGCGTCGATCTCGGCGTCGGCATCGCCTTCGGCGCCGGGCCGCAGCACGCCGCCGGACGGTGGCGCTGGGAGACGCCCTTCTACGTCAACGGCATGACGGGCGGCACCGAGCGCACGACCCGCATCAACCGCGAGCTCGCCATCGCGGCGCGCGAGACCGGGCTGCCGATGGCGTGCGGCTCGGTCTCGGTCGCGCTCGACGAGCCCGACGCCGCGCGCGGCTTCTCGGTGATCCGCGACGAGAACCCCGACGGCTTCGTCATGGCGAACCTCGGGGTGGGGCGCCCCGCCTCCGACGCGCCGCGGGCGGTCGAGCTGCTCGGGGCGAACGCCCTGCAGGTGCACGTGAACGCGGTGCAGGAGACGGCGATGCCCGAGGGCTCGCGCGACTTCTCGTCGTGGATCGCGTCGATCGAGCAGCTCGCCGCCGCTTCGCCCGTTCCCGTGATCGTCAAGGAGGTCGGATTCGGCCTCAGCCGCAGCGCGCTGCGGCACCTCTCCGAGATCGGCGTCGGCATCGCCGACGTCGGCGGGCGCGGCGGCACCGACTTCCTGAAGATCGAGAACGCCCGGCGCCCGGCCGGCGAGTACGCGATGCTCGCCGGGTTCGGCCAGTCGGCCCTCGCGTGCCTCCTCGACGCCCCGCAGGGCGCCCCCGCGCTGCTCGCCTCCGGCGGGGTGCGCTCCCCGTTCGACGTGGTGAAGGCGCTGGCGGCCGGGGCCCAGGCCGTCGGCGTCGCGGGCGCGTTCCTCGCGGCGATCGGCCGCAACGGCGAGCCCGGCGGCGCCGAGCGCCTCATCGCCCTCGTGAACGACTGGAAGCTGCGCACCCGCGCGGTCTACGCACTGCTCGGGGCGGCGACGCGAGACGATCTGCTCGCGACCGACCTCATCCTGCGCGGGCGGCTGCGGGAATTCTGCGCCGACCGCGGCGTTGACCTCAGTGCACTCGCTCTCCGATCGGAGGCGCCGCGCCCATGA
- a CDS encoding MerR family transcriptional regulator produces the protein MPEDGMMHIGELADRTELSIRTLRHYDQIGLLVPSGRSEGGFRLYTESDYDRLMLIRRMKPLGYSLDQMADLLRAIDRTHGSTEAHAARAIGDFLADAEERREKLARQLAAADEFIRQLRETPLR, from the coding sequence ATGCCCGAAGACGGAATGATGCACATCGGAGAGCTCGCGGATCGCACGGAGCTGTCGATCCGCACCCTCCGCCACTACGATCAGATCGGGCTGCTCGTGCCGAGCGGGCGCTCCGAGGGCGGCTTTCGGCTCTACACCGAGAGCGATTACGACCGGCTGATGCTGATCCGGCGCATGAAGCCGCTCGGCTACTCCCTGGATCAGATGGCCGACCTGCTGCGGGCCATCGACCGCACGCACGGGTCGACGGAGGCGCATGCGGCGCGGGCGATCGGCGACTTTCTCGCCGACGCCGAGGAGCGGCGCGAGAAGCTCGCGCGGCAGCTCGCTGCGGCCGACGAGTTCATCCGCCAACTGCGCGAGACGCCGCTGCGCTGA
- a CDS encoding hydroxymethylglutaryl-CoA synthase, producing the protein MISIGIHDIELASTHHLLDLGTLAETTGVDPAKYRIGLGQDEFSVPAADEDIVTMGATAALALLDRNGLDGVRTLLFATESGLDHSKAAGVFVHKLLGLPPQVRVAEIKQACYGGTAAIQAAVGIVQRNPNERVLVIASDIARYALDSPGEPTQGAGAAAILIAADPALVEIEPASGLFSADVDDFWRPNDSSTAIVDGALSISAYLDAMTGAWDDLAAHGGPAITDIDRLVYHQPYTKMARKAQARLGEHTGVDLGDDGLVPGAIYNRRLGNAYTASLYAGVASVLDHEPDLVGKRLGMFSYGSGSVSEFLTGIVQPAAASRGDRFTSVLDARVPLSVPEYRELHARELPSSTDVETPRVTEAPFRFAGISGSARRYERR; encoded by the coding sequence ATGATCTCGATCGGCATTCACGACATCGAACTGGCGAGCACGCACCACCTGCTCGACCTCGGCACGCTGGCCGAGACCACGGGCGTCGACCCGGCGAAGTACCGGATCGGCCTCGGGCAGGACGAGTTCAGCGTTCCCGCGGCCGATGAGGACATCGTCACCATGGGCGCCACCGCGGCCCTCGCGCTGCTCGACCGCAACGGACTCGACGGCGTGCGCACGCTGCTCTTCGCCACCGAGTCGGGTCTCGACCACTCGAAGGCGGCCGGCGTGTTCGTGCACAAGCTGCTCGGCCTCCCGCCGCAGGTGCGCGTCGCCGAGATCAAGCAGGCCTGCTACGGCGGCACCGCCGCGATCCAGGCGGCGGTCGGCATCGTGCAGCGCAACCCGAATGAGCGCGTGCTCGTGATCGCGAGCGACATCGCCCGGTACGCGCTCGACTCGCCGGGAGAGCCGACGCAGGGCGCGGGCGCCGCCGCGATCCTCATCGCCGCCGACCCCGCGCTCGTCGAGATCGAACCCGCATCGGGGCTCTTCTCCGCCGACGTCGACGACTTCTGGCGCCCCAACGACTCGTCGACAGCGATCGTCGACGGCGCCCTGTCGATCTCGGCGTACCTCGACGCCATGACGGGCGCCTGGGACGATCTGGCGGCGCACGGCGGGCCCGCGATCACCGACATCGACCGCCTCGTCTACCACCAGCCGTACACGAAGATGGCGCGCAAGGCGCAGGCCCGCCTCGGCGAGCACACCGGCGTCGACCTCGGCGACGACGGGCTCGTGCCGGGCGCGATCTACAACCGCCGGCTCGGCAACGCGTACACGGCGTCGCTGTACGCCGGCGTCGCCTCGGTGCTCGACCACGAGCCCGACCTCGTCGGCAAGCGCCTCGGCATGTTCAGCTACGGCTCGGGCAGCGTGAGCGAGTTCTTGACCGGCATCGTGCAGCCCGCCGCGGCGTCGCGCGGCGACCGCTTCACGTCGGTGCTCGACGCGCGGGTGCCGCTGAGCGTGCCCGAGTACCGCGAGCTGCACGCCCGTGAACTGCCGAGCAGCACCGATGTCGAGACGCCGCGCGTCACGGAGGCCCCCTTCCGCTTCGCCGGCATCTCGGGCAGCGCCCGCCGGTACGAGCGCCGCTAG
- a CDS encoding SulP family inorganic anion transporter, producing MSIAPSSTDDTARYRPDPSVLTALRSPRLLTREALAGLVVALALIPEAISFSIIAGVDPKVGLFSSFIMAVTIAFVGGRPAMITAATGAVALVIAPVSREYGMEYFIATVILAGLLQIVLAVCGVAKLMRFIPRSVMVGFVNALAILVFSAQLPQLIDVPWAVYPLVALGLLILIAMPRLTRIVPAPLVSVVLVTAVALVFAIQVPNVGDQGELPRSLPELFVPNVPLTWESLTIIGPYALAMAMVGLMESLLTAKLIDDVTDTHSNKTRESWGQGVANIVSGFFGGMGGCAVIGQTMINVKASGARTRISTFLAGAFLLILIVLLGDIVAVIPMAALVAVMIMVSIGTFDWHSVSPATLRRLPKSETAVMIITVAVVLATHNLAIGVIVGVLAAAIMFVRRVARLVSVQREVTVESGETVARYTVSGQLLFASSNDLTTLFEYANDPERVVIDFSRAHVWDASTVAALDAIQTKYRQRGISVEFIGMNAESAAFHTRLSGELGTES from the coding sequence ATGTCCATCGCACCGAGCAGCACCGACGATACGGCGCGCTACCGCCCCGATCCGTCCGTGCTGACCGCACTCCGGTCGCCGCGACTCCTCACGCGCGAGGCGCTCGCCGGCCTCGTGGTCGCCCTCGCGCTCATCCCCGAGGCGATCTCATTCTCCATCATCGCCGGCGTCGACCCGAAGGTCGGGCTCTTCTCCTCGTTCATCATGGCCGTCACGATCGCCTTCGTCGGCGGTCGGCCCGCGATGATCACCGCCGCGACCGGAGCGGTCGCCCTCGTCATCGCGCCGGTCTCGCGCGAGTACGGCATGGAGTACTTCATCGCGACGGTGATCCTCGCCGGCCTGCTGCAGATCGTGCTCGCCGTCTGCGGGGTGGCGAAGCTCATGCGCTTCATCCCGCGCAGCGTGATGGTGGGCTTCGTCAACGCGCTCGCGATCCTCGTATTCAGCGCCCAGCTGCCGCAGCTCATCGACGTGCCGTGGGCCGTGTATCCGCTGGTCGCCCTCGGCCTGCTCATCCTGATCGCGATGCCGCGCCTCACCCGCATCGTGCCCGCCCCGCTCGTGTCGGTCGTGCTCGTGACGGCCGTCGCCCTCGTGTTCGCGATCCAGGTGCCGAACGTGGGCGACCAGGGCGAGCTCCCCCGCAGCCTGCCCGAGCTGTTCGTGCCGAACGTGCCGCTCACCTGGGAGTCGCTCACCATCATCGGCCCGTACGCGCTCGCGATGGCGATGGTCGGGCTCATGGAGTCGCTGCTCACCGCGAAACTCATCGACGATGTGACCGACACCCACTCCAACAAGACCCGGGAGTCGTGGGGGCAGGGCGTGGCGAACATCGTCTCGGGCTTCTTCGGCGGCATGGGCGGCTGCGCCGTGATCGGCCAGACGATGATCAACGTGAAGGCGTCGGGGGCGCGCACACGCATCTCGACCTTCCTTGCGGGCGCGTTCCTGCTGATCCTCATCGTGCTGCTCGGCGACATCGTCGCGGTCATTCCGATGGCGGCGCTCGTCGCCGTGATGATCATGGTGTCGATCGGCACCTTCGACTGGCACTCGGTCTCGCCCGCCACGCTGCGGAGGCTCCCGAAGAGCGAGACCGCGGTGATGATCATCACCGTCGCGGTCGTGCTCGCGACGCACAATCTCGCCATCGGGGTGATCGTGGGGGTGCTCGCCGCGGCGATCATGTTCGTGCGGCGGGTGGCGCGCCTCGTGAGCGTGCAGCGGGAGGTGACCGTCGAGAGCGGCGAGACCGTGGCCCGGTACACCGTCTCGGGGCAGTTGCTCTTCGCGTCGAGCAACGACCTCACCACGCTCTTCGAGTACGCGAACGACCCCGAGCGCGTCGTCATCGACTTCAGCCGCGCGCACGTCTGGGACGCCTCGACCGTCGCCGCACTCGACGCGATTCAGACGAAGTACCGCCAGCGCGGCATCTCGGTGGAGTTCATCGGGATGAACGCCGAGTCGGCGGCGTTCCACACGCGGCTGAGCGGCGAGCTCGGCACAGAGAGCTGA
- a CDS encoding organic hydroperoxide resistance protein: MSIMYTAEALATGDGRNGHVRSVDGLVDTDLRAPKEMGGPGGAPNPEVLFAAGYAACFHGALQAVAREQKVDISDSSVGSRVNLANVDGGFELSVELEVVLPHLDHEQAQQLADAAHQVCPYSKATRGNIDVKVTASDD, from the coding sequence ATGAGCATCATGTACACCGCTGAGGCACTCGCGACCGGCGACGGGCGCAACGGCCACGTCAGAAGCGTCGACGGCCTCGTCGACACCGATCTGCGCGCTCCGAAGGAGATGGGCGGCCCCGGCGGCGCCCCCAACCCCGAGGTGCTGTTCGCCGCCGGCTACGCGGCGTGCTTCCACGGTGCGCTGCAGGCGGTCGCGCGCGAGCAGAAGGTCGACATCTCGGATTCGAGCGTGGGATCCCGCGTCAATCTGGCCAACGTCGACGGCGGGTTCGAGCTCTCCGTGGAGCTCGAGGTCGTGCTGCCGCACCTCGACCACGAGCAGGCGCAGCAGCTTGCCGACGCCGCCCACCAGGTGTGCCCGTACTCGAAGGCGACGCGCGGCAACATCGACGTGAAGGTCACCGCCTCGGACGACTGA
- the pcaC gene encoding 4-carboxymuconolactone decarboxylase: MSADERDAAAGEGLSDASRYEQGMSVRRAVLSDAHVDRANAQTTAFTADFQDFITRTAWGDIWSRPGLDRRSRSIAVLTALIAHGHETELAMHLRAARTNGLTVEEIKEVILQAGLYCGVPAANLAFVVAQRVFEELGDL, encoded by the coding sequence ATGAGCGCCGACGAGCGCGACGCCGCGGCAGGCGAAGGCCTGTCGGATGCGTCGCGCTACGAGCAGGGCATGAGCGTGCGCCGCGCCGTGCTCTCGGACGCCCACGTCGACCGGGCGAACGCGCAGACGACGGCCTTCACCGCCGACTTCCAGGATTTCATCACCCGCACCGCGTGGGGCGACATCTGGTCGCGCCCCGGGCTCGACCGGCGCTCGCGCTCGATCGCCGTGCTCACCGCGCTCATCGCGCACGGGCACGAGACGGAACTCGCGATGCACCTGCGCGCGGCGCGCACGAACGGACTGACCGTCGAGGAGATCAAGGAGGTCATTCTGCAGGCCGGGCTCTACTGCGGAGTGCCGGCGGCGAACTTGGCGTTCGTCGTCGCGCAGCGCGTGTTCGAGGAGCTCGGCGACCTGTAG
- a CDS encoding dihydrofolate reductase family protein codes for MARELVWTGFVTVDGVMDSPGGSSEGHPNGGWVMRTPFDEAAFALKGEELGETTALLFGRRSYEAFAPVWRDSEDHAAYRDLPKYVVSSTLDPDALVEGWGPTTLLRSSADVAALRESAGGAIFIHGSGELARRLAAAGLIDRYHLLVFPVLLGSGKRVFASDQPGEQRLVLRESEAYGNGVVKAIYDVAR; via the coding sequence ATGGCGCGAGAACTCGTATGGACCGGTTTCGTCACCGTGGACGGCGTGATGGATTCGCCGGGCGGGTCGAGCGAGGGGCACCCGAACGGCGGGTGGGTGATGCGCACCCCGTTCGACGAGGCCGCGTTCGCGCTGAAGGGCGAGGAGCTGGGCGAGACCACGGCGCTGCTGTTCGGGCGGCGCAGCTACGAGGCCTTCGCGCCGGTCTGGCGGGATTCCGAGGATCACGCCGCGTACCGGGATCTGCCGAAGTACGTCGTGTCGTCGACGCTCGACCCCGATGCCCTCGTCGAGGGGTGGGGTCCGACGACGCTGCTGCGCTCGAGCGCCGACGTCGCCGCGCTGCGGGAGAGCGCGGGCGGCGCGATCTTCATCCATGGAAGCGGCGAGCTCGCTCGGCGGCTGGCCGCGGCGGGGCTCATCGATCGGTACCACCTGCTGGTGTTCCCGGTGCTGCTCGGCAGCGGCAAGCGGGTGTTCGCGAGCGATCAGCCCGGCGAGCAGCGCCTCGTGCTGCGGGAGTCCGAGGCCTACGGCAACGGAGTGGTGAAAGCGATCTACGACGTCGCGCGTTGA
- a CDS encoding sodium:solute symporter family protein, with translation MTLSIMIVAGIVLIGALGMASRRRQKSMSTWTVGERSNPKWTSWFLQAGESLTTFSFLGLAGIAFGGGVSATFAVAYLTISWLGLYFVAPRIREFGQRRGYLTMGDFFEDRFRSRWLGRVVSVIGALALIPYLQLQITGLGLIVELATGSEGARGLSMVVASILVALFVAWSGLRGIARVAILKDVMMVVAMIVIAAGLIISFGGIPEIFAQIAREAPVLLTMQVDGYDPVFFITATLVTVIGSSFNTLPHLWPPVLAAKSGEVLRSNAKWLPIYQLVLFLPITVGLAAVLVLPADTTGNTVLLTMSGAILPDWLVGVVAIAGASAAMVPASAIVMGISTLITRNVIGSMPAGRQMTGNYAVIVAATGLALAFGLVRSDIGALLLLTYGCSTQFAPAIAIALADRVRVGAWPIGLSIVTGSLTVAVITFAEIPIGSWDSGLIALAPNLAVLVVAEAVRRARGGRDVEQVAMPSPDRVAAAGSVSALS, from the coding sequence ATGACGCTCTCCATCATGATCGTGGCCGGCATCGTGCTGATCGGCGCGCTCGGCATGGCCAGCCGTCGGCGCCAGAAGAGCATGAGCACCTGGACCGTCGGCGAGCGCAGCAACCCGAAGTGGACCTCGTGGTTCCTCCAGGCCGGCGAATCGCTGACCACGTTCAGCTTCCTGGGTCTCGCCGGCATCGCGTTCGGCGGCGGCGTCAGCGCCACCTTCGCCGTCGCGTACCTCACCATCTCGTGGCTCGGCCTCTACTTCGTGGCGCCCCGCATCCGCGAGTTCGGGCAGCGCCGCGGCTACCTCACCATGGGCGACTTCTTCGAGGATCGCTTCCGCAGCAGGTGGCTCGGCCGCGTCGTGTCGGTGATCGGCGCCCTCGCGCTGATCCCGTACCTGCAACTGCAGATCACGGGCCTCGGGCTGATCGTCGAGCTCGCCACGGGCAGCGAGGGGGCGCGCGGCCTGAGCATGGTCGTCGCGAGCATCCTCGTCGCGCTGTTCGTCGCCTGGTCGGGGCTGCGGGGCATCGCCCGCGTGGCGATCCTCAAAGACGTCATGATGGTGGTCGCGATGATCGTCATCGCCGCGGGCCTCATCATCTCCTTCGGCGGCATTCCCGAGATCTTCGCGCAGATCGCGCGCGAGGCACCCGTGCTCCTCACCATGCAGGTCGACGGATACGACCCGGTGTTCTTCATCACCGCCACCCTCGTCACCGTCATCGGCTCCAGCTTCAACACGCTGCCGCATCTCTGGCCGCCCGTGCTCGCCGCGAAGAGCGGCGAGGTGCTCCGCAGCAACGCGAAGTGGCTGCCGATCTACCAGCTGGTGCTGTTCCTGCCCATCACCGTCGGGCTCGCCGCCGTACTCGTGCTGCCCGCCGACACGACCGGCAACACGGTGCTGCTCACGATGTCGGGGGCGATCCTGCCCGACTGGCTCGTCGGCGTCGTGGCCATCGCGGGAGCCTCGGCGGCCATGGTGCCCGCCTCGGCGATCGTCATGGGCATCTCGACGCTCATCACCCGCAACGTGATCGGCAGCATGCCGGCCGGGCGCCAGATGACCGGCAACTACGCCGTCATCGTCGCCGCGACGGGGCTCGCGCTCGCCTTCGGGCTCGTGCGCTCCGACATCGGCGCGCTGCTGCTGCTCACCTACGGCTGCTCCACGCAGTTCGCACCCGCCATCGCCATCGCACTCGCCGATCGCGTGCGCGTCGGCGCGTGGCCGATCGGGCTCAGCATCGTGACGGGCTCGCTCACGGTCGCCGTGATCACGTTCGCGGAGATACCGATCGGCAGCTGGGACTCGGGGCTGATCGCGCTCGCGCCGAATCTCGCCGTGCTCGTGGTCGCCGAGGCCGTCCGTCGCGCGCGGGGCGGGCGCGACGTCGAGCAGGTCGCGATGCCGTCGCCGGATCGCGTGGCAGCCGCGGGCTCGGTGTCCGCTCTGAGCTGA
- a CDS encoding Lrp/AsnC family transcriptional regulator gives MLDVLSELDRRIVGALQVDGRASWSAVARALDEPLRTVARRGRVLLESGMVSVVGLRNLGPTCVIEVTCKPSRLESLARELAEHPGVVYVFVLANPSSVLVEVHEQLFDLGTMTLSVIPAYAGVLEVSATPVLHYFKTNADWQPGLLSAAETALLGAGPRVEESTALPEQLDAADSAIVQALERDGRASAAELAEVAGVTEPTARKRLGDLQQRGALATRVLVDPRLLGFRIETCVRIDCAPAQVREVGEAIAALPESRYVAELLGERSLIAHFAADDLPHVRRLLHDEWTRLAGRLHPALITRVVKRSGRLVDTVEA, from the coding sequence GTGCTTGACGTGCTTTCCGAGCTGGATCGCCGCATCGTCGGCGCGCTGCAGGTCGACGGCAGGGCGTCGTGGAGCGCGGTCGCGCGGGCGCTCGACGAACCGCTGCGCACCGTGGCCCGGCGGGGCAGGGTGCTGCTCGAATCGGGGATGGTGTCGGTGGTGGGGCTGCGCAACCTCGGCCCGACCTGCGTGATCGAGGTGACGTGCAAGCCGTCGCGCCTCGAATCGCTGGCGCGGGAGCTGGCCGAGCACCCGGGTGTCGTCTACGTCTTCGTGCTCGCGAACCCGTCGAGCGTGCTGGTCGAGGTGCACGAGCAGTTGTTCGATCTCGGCACGATGACGCTGTCGGTGATCCCCGCCTATGCGGGGGTGCTGGAGGTCTCGGCCACGCCGGTGCTGCACTACTTCAAGACGAACGCCGATTGGCAGCCGGGGCTGCTCTCCGCGGCCGAGACGGCGCTCCTGGGGGCGGGGCCGCGGGTAGAGGAGTCGACGGCGCTTCCCGAGCAGCTCGACGCGGCCGACAGCGCGATCGTGCAGGCGCTGGAGCGCGACGGCCGGGCGAGTGCGGCCGAGCTCGCGGAGGTTGCGGGGGTGACGGAGCCCACGGCGCGGAAGCGGCTCGGCGATCTGCAGCAGCGGGGTGCGCTCGCCACGCGCGTGCTCGTCGATCCGCGGCTGCTCGGCTTCCGCATCGAGACGTGCGTGCGAATCGACTGCGCGCCCGCGCAGGTGCGCGAGGTGGGCGAGGCGATCGCCGCGCTGCCCGAGAGCCGTTACGTGGCGGAGCTGCTGGGGGAGCGCTCGCTGATCGCGCACTTCGCCGCCGATGACCTTCCGCACGTGCGCCGTCTGCTGCACGACGAGTGGACGAGGCTGGCGGGCCGCCTGCATCCGGCGCTCATCACGCGCGTGGTGAAGCGGAGCGGGCGCCTCGTCGACACGGTGGAGGCGTAA